In Cyanobacteria bacterium GSL.Bin1, the following are encoded in one genomic region:
- a CDS encoding tocopherol cyclase — protein MTNQLQTPHSGYHWGGEDTRFFEGWYYRVTLPEINQTFAFMYSIDDPAGGTAYSGGAAQILGPNDEYFWRTFPNVKGFWADYTALGLGHWAKRPVGSFPRPLTPNQFNQQINEGYQATATLNQGKLYDPATDQTVAWEYQINPIYGWGNPKRPQKATAGWLSFLPLFEPGWQILIAHGLATGSIQWQGKTYKFTNVPAYSEKNWGRAFPAKWFWLNCNAFTEETDLALTAGGGRREVLGLGEEVALICFHHRGQFYEFVPWNSEVFWEIQPWGEWKMNAVGRKLAVEIIGKTDQPGTLLRAPTERGLQFCCRDTMQGDLHLKLSHRSGNVIFEASSTNCGLEVGGIPWSGSWKNQS, from the coding sequence ATGACCAATCAATTACAAACTCCTCACAGTGGTTACCATTGGGGAGGAGAAGATACCCGATTTTTTGAAGGTTGGTATTATCGGGTTACCCTCCCCGAAATCAATCAAACCTTCGCCTTCATGTACTCCATTGATGATCCCGCCGGGGGAACTGCTTACAGTGGAGGGGCGGCGCAAATTTTAGGACCCAATGATGAGTATTTTTGGCGCACCTTTCCCAATGTCAAAGGGTTTTGGGCTGATTATACTGCTTTAGGCTTAGGACATTGGGCCAAACGACCGGTAGGAAGTTTTCCCCGACCACTCACTCCCAATCAATTTAACCAACAAATTAACGAAGGGTATCAAGCAACGGCAACCCTCAATCAGGGGAAACTCTATGACCCAGCTACAGACCAAACGGTCGCTTGGGAATATCAGATTAACCCCATTTATGGTTGGGGCAATCCTAAACGTCCCCAGAAAGCCACGGCTGGATGGTTATCGTTTCTGCCTTTATTTGAACCCGGTTGGCAAATTTTGATTGCCCATGGCTTAGCAACGGGATCGATTCAGTGGCAAGGCAAAACCTATAAATTTACGAATGTACCGGCTTACAGCGAAAAAAATTGGGGACGGGCGTTTCCGGCGAAATGGTTTTGGTTAAACTGCAATGCTTTTACCGAAGAAACAGATCTCGCTTTAACTGCAGGTGGGGGAAGACGAGAAGTGTTAGGCCTTGGCGAAGAAGTAGCATTGATTTGTTTCCACCATCGCGGGCAATTTTATGAATTTGTTCCCTGGAATTCTGAGGTTTTTTGGGAAATTCAACCTTGGGGAGAATGGAAAATGAATGCAGTTGGTAGAAAATTAGCAGTGGAAATTATTGGCAAAACTGACCAACCGGGTACACTTTTACGGGCACCCACGGAACGAGGATTACAGTTTTGTTGTCGGGATACAATGCAAGGTGACCTTCACCTTAAACTCTCTCATCGGAGTGGAAACGTTATCTTTGAAGCTTCTAGTACCAATTGTGGTTTAGAAGTGGGAGGGATTCCCTGGTCAGGATCTTGGAAGAACCAATCCTAA